The Candidatus Thorarchaeota archaeon genome segment ATCTTGTGAAATCGCCTGCCCGGAAGACGCAGTCTCATCTATGCTGGATTCAAGCCTCATGAGCCCAATCATCAAGTATAACATATCACAAGGGAAGGATAACCCTGATGTGTGCTTCGAAAAGATTTAGCATTTGAAGTATCATTTCATACTTGAGCCGACTTAATCTCCATATTGACTTATATTGGATGATGCAATCAGCAAAGTGAGGTATGTAAGTGTCGCTACAGAACTTACTCGAGAGTGTTCAGAAGAATATCAATGAAGGCAATATCAAGTACGCCCTGTTAGATTTGAAGTCAGCCAAAGGCATGGCCCCCAATGACTGGCGTGTAGCCTACTACTATGGTCGCTGCTATCTAGAGACCGGAGAGCTAGACAAAGCAATAGACAATTTGAAGACCGCACACGATGCTCAGCCAATCCCAACAGTCAGCTATTTCTTAGCTAATGCGTACGTCAGAAACAAGAACTGGCCGGAAGCGGCCACTGTTGCTCAAGGCGCATTAGCGCAAGAAGTGGATGACACAGTCACTGAAGCCGCGCTCAACTACATTCTCTCCGGCGCAAACATGGAACAAGGCAATTTAGACAAGGCGATTGCCGCTGCTGAGAGGGCAGCTGAGCTTCAGCCTCAGGACAACGATTACAAAACCCACTTGGAAAGACTCCGAAAAGCCAAAGGCTGAACCTTTTGTGGACCGTTAAGCAATAGTCGCAAAATCAAGTGGTCATTGCCCGGCACACTGCTCCAAAGTTGAATGGGAGTTTGCTCTTGTGCTTTTGCGTCACTCACTATAGCCGGGTGTATTCACCAACACTAGATTTCGAGTAATCGGGAACTATATAACGAGTCAAATGACAATCAATCAAAATAACAATGCGGAGGCTATTTGGAGTGGAAATAGATTCAGGCGTTGAACCAGAACCATCAGGACCGCAGAGACGTGATTTTTCTGTGAATTGGACGGGGATGGTTTCACGCACATTTGCGTTATGGAAGCG includes the following:
- a CDS encoding tetratricopeptide repeat protein, with amino-acid sequence MSLQNLLESVQKNINEGNIKYALLDLKSAKGMAPNDWRVAYYYGRCYLETGELDKAIDNLKTAHDAQPIPTVSYFLANAYVRNKNWPEAATVAQGALAQEVDDTVTEAALNYILSGANMEQGNLDKAIAAAERAAELQPQDNDYKTHLERLRKAKG